One Lysinibacillus sp. OF-1 DNA segment encodes these proteins:
- a CDS encoding class I adenylate-forming enzyme family protein codes for MNSSSLLARNARKYPKNEAIICHGRRVTYRDLDEQVTRFSHALLEQGVSQDDKVLIFMPNVLEFVVSYFAIQRIGAIVVPVNAKFTLQEVEYVAQHAEAKAIVVHEAIFAAVEQLAAVPLKIKTGQEKAGWQHYETMLQNASTQTIDCQLQEDDPSTILYTSGTTGKPKGVLFSYRNILTVAQMIAVEMEVKPESRILLMMPLTHSAPLHLFLMAGVFVGSTSVLTPTFTPDLFIDAIEQEKTTHFFGAPVAYLLTAQMPKLQTADLSSMKWWVYGGAPLSQNEVRFIQQAFRTTNLTCVYGLTEAGPSGSLLFGKEHETKAGSIGQRAPLGTELRIVNDNGEDVNVGEVGEIVLFGEGNMLGYFKDEIATKAAYIDGWLKTGDLARMDEDGFIWIVDRKKDVIISGGVNIYPKEIEDCLLSFEGIFEVAVIGIPHPQWGETVKAVYATKQDIDEDALKAYLEERLAKYKLPRIFEKVEALPRNASGKILKQSLKGQEVR; via the coding sequence ATGAATAGTTCCAGTTTGTTAGCACGAAATGCCCGTAAGTATCCAAAAAATGAAGCCATTATTTGTCATGGCAGAAGAGTGACCTATCGTGATTTAGATGAACAAGTAACACGTTTTAGTCATGCTTTGCTAGAGCAAGGAGTAAGTCAGGATGATAAGGTTTTAATCTTTATGCCGAACGTTTTAGAGTTTGTTGTAAGCTATTTTGCTATTCAGCGTATCGGGGCAATCGTTGTTCCAGTCAATGCGAAATTTACATTGCAGGAAGTAGAGTATGTGGCACAGCATGCCGAAGCGAAGGCGATTGTTGTTCATGAGGCGATTTTTGCCGCAGTGGAACAGCTAGCTGCTGTACCATTAAAAATTAAAACCGGCCAAGAAAAAGCAGGTTGGCAGCATTACGAAACAATGCTTCAAAATGCGAGCACACAAACAATTGATTGCCAGCTACAAGAAGATGACCCTTCGACTATTTTGTATACATCTGGTACGACAGGAAAACCAAAGGGTGTGTTATTTAGCTACCGTAATATTTTAACAGTGGCACAAATGATTGCTGTTGAAATGGAAGTGAAACCTGAAAGCCGTATATTGCTCATGATGCCATTAACTCATTCAGCACCATTGCATTTATTTTTAATGGCGGGCGTATTTGTAGGGTCAACAAGCGTATTAACACCAACCTTTACACCAGACCTTTTTATCGATGCCATTGAGCAGGAAAAAACGACGCATTTCTTTGGAGCGCCTGTTGCTTATTTATTAACGGCTCAGATGCCGAAGCTACAAACGGCTGATTTGTCTTCCATGAAGTGGTGGGTATATGGTGGAGCACCATTATCTCAAAATGAGGTTCGCTTCATTCAACAGGCATTCCGAACAACTAATTTAACCTGTGTTTATGGATTAACAGAGGCGGGTCCGAGTGGCTCACTGTTATTTGGCAAGGAGCATGAAACGAAGGCTGGGAGTATTGGCCAACGGGCGCCACTTGGCACAGAGCTTCGTATTGTCAATGACAATGGAGAAGATGTAAATGTGGGCGAAGTAGGAGAAATTGTCTTATTTGGTGAGGGTAATATGCTTGGCTACTTCAAGGATGAAATAGCAACCAAGGCTGCTTACATTGATGGGTGGTTAAAAACAGGAGATCTGGCTCGGATGGATGAGGACGGCTTTATTTGGATTGTGGATCGCAAAAAAGATGTCATTATTTCAGGTGGTGTCAATATTTATCCGAAGGAAATTGAAGATTGCCTATTAAGCTTTGAAGGGATATTTGAAGTTGCTGTCATTGGTATACCACATCCGCAATGGGGGGAAACCGTGAAGGCTGTATATGCTACGAAACAAGACATAGATGAGGATGCATTGAAAGCTTATTTAGAGGAACGGCTTGCGAAGTATAAACTACCACGTATTTTCGAAAAAGTGGAAGCGCTACCACGCAATGCTTCAGGCAAAATTTTAAAACAATCCTTGAAAGGACAAGAGGTGAGATAG
- a CDS encoding DUF1934 domain-containing protein → MANEIRSQVNIKLISTIRPSDGESESYEMWLKGQLLEKAGSLYLKYDEVQEDKTIRTTMKLGHEKALIMRAGSVNMRLPLNIIEQQKGHYESEFGSMPLIIDTKKMTFTKQALSGDFHVQYDLLMGGQSVGNYTLDITFTEVQ, encoded by the coding sequence ATGGCGAACGAAATAAGATCGCAAGTGAACATTAAGCTCATTTCTACAATTCGTCCAAGTGATGGAGAGTCCGAAAGTTATGAAATGTGGCTCAAAGGGCAGCTACTTGAAAAAGCAGGAAGCTTATATTTGAAATATGATGAGGTGCAGGAGGATAAAACTATCCGCACAACAATGAAATTAGGACATGAGAAGGCGCTGATTATGCGTGCTGGCTCGGTCAATATGCGCTTACCACTTAACATAATTGAGCAACAAAAAGGGCATTATGAAAGTGAGTTTGGTTCCATGCCACTCATTATTGACACGAAAAAAATGACCTTTACGAAACAGGCATTAAGCGGAGATTTCCATGTACAGTACGATTTACTAATGGGTGGGCAATCCGTTGGCAACTATACATTAGATATTACATTTACGGAGGTACAATGA
- a CDS encoding cob(I)yrinic acid a,c-diamide adenosyltransferase, which translates to MKLYTKTGDTGKTSLIGGRVDKDSLRVETYGAIDELNSFIGKAVSELDQALFKDILTDLETIQHELFDAGGDLANVMKERHYKLTEQPIEVLEARIDALSDEAPPLQRFILPGGAPAAATLHIARTVARRAEREMVTLMKEVEDVPKVVQKYLNRLSDYLFAAARVVNARLNVADIEYIRSGNVFKK; encoded by the coding sequence ATGAAGCTTTACACGAAAACAGGCGATACGGGGAAAACAAGTCTAATTGGCGGACGCGTTGATAAAGATAGCTTACGTGTTGAAACATACGGGGCGATTGATGAATTAAACTCTTTTATCGGGAAGGCAGTAAGTGAATTAGATCAAGCACTTTTTAAGGATATTTTAACAGATCTTGAAACAATTCAGCATGAACTATTCGATGCTGGTGGTGACCTTGCCAATGTGATGAAAGAACGCCACTATAAATTAACAGAGCAACCGATTGAAGTGCTGGAAGCTCGTATAGATGCTTTATCAGATGAGGCACCACCATTACAACGTTTTATTTTACCAGGTGGCGCACCAGCAGCTGCAACTTTACACATTGCTCGTACAGTTGCACGACGAGCAGAGCGTGAAATGGTGACACTTATGAAAGAAGTGGAGGACGTGCCGAAAGTTGTACAAAAATATTTAAATCGATTATCAGATTATTTATTTGCAGCCGCACGTGTTGTAAATGCTCGATTAAACGTAGCAGATATTGAATACATTCGCAGTGGCAATGTCTTCAAAAAATAA
- a CDS encoding ABC transporter substrate-binding protein, with protein MKKFWKIGLSAFLAVGLLAACGQEAKNDKPVATEQQTQQETPQVDEATFPMTITDAIGKDVTLEAPPEKIVSLIPSNTEILFELGLNDEIVGVTDNDDYPPEVAEKDKVGGMEYNIEKIIALKPDIVFSHESSMSLSEAAIEQLESAGLKVFVVKNAQDFNETYTTIELLGRATGKLPEAEKIIANMKEKVEDVLTKVKDVEPKKVLVEASDEPTIYTAGNGTFMNAMLEMIHAENVAADAKDWYEISSEQIIAKNPDVIVVTYHYVPDILTKIPQRAGFDTVNAVKNKAIVQVDESTTSRQGPRLGEGLEELAKAIYPEVFK; from the coding sequence ATGAAGAAATTTTGGAAAATAGGATTATCAGCATTTTTAGCAGTAGGTTTGTTAGCAGCATGCGGGCAAGAAGCCAAAAATGACAAGCCAGTAGCTACGGAGCAGCAAACACAGCAAGAGACTCCACAGGTGGATGAAGCAACATTCCCAATGACCATAACAGATGCCATTGGCAAGGATGTTACACTTGAAGCACCGCCTGAAAAAATTGTTTCTCTTATTCCAAGTAACACAGAGATATTATTTGAACTTGGTTTAAATGATGAAATAGTTGGGGTGACAGACAATGATGATTATCCACCAGAAGTCGCTGAAAAGGATAAAGTTGGGGGCATGGAGTACAATATTGAAAAAATTATTGCCTTAAAGCCAGATATCGTGTTTTCGCATGAATCTAGCATGTCCCTTTCAGAAGCGGCGATTGAACAGCTTGAGTCAGCAGGTTTGAAAGTGTTTGTCGTAAAAAATGCACAAGACTTTAATGAAACTTACACAACGATTGAGCTACTTGGTCGTGCAACAGGGAAATTACCAGAGGCTGAAAAAATCATTGCTAATATGAAGGAAAAAGTGGAAGATGTCCTGACAAAAGTAAAGGATGTCGAACCCAAAAAAGTGCTAGTCGAAGCATCGGATGAACCTACTATTTATACGGCGGGTAATGGCACATTTATGAATGCTATGCTGGAGATGATTCATGCAGAAAACGTAGCGGCAGATGCGAAGGATTGGTATGAAATTAGTTCAGAACAAATTATTGCGAAAAACCCAGATGTCATCGTTGTGACATATCATTATGTACCAGATATTTTAACAAAAATACCACAACGTGCTGGTTTCGATACTGTTAATGCCGTGAAAAATAAGGCAATCGTTCAAGTAGATGAAAGCACAACAAGTCGTCAAGGTCCCCGTTTAGGAGAAGGTCTTGAAGAATTAGCAAAAGCTATTTATCCAGAGGTATTTAAGTGA
- a CDS encoding MerR family transcriptional regulator, translated as MKTIQEVAKEFNVSTRTIRYYEELGLLRPDRSSTNQRTFSKKELAKLKLIFRGKRYGFSLEEIKEMVLLFDFDRSGIQQLERTVEYGEQKIQEIESKIAELTQMKQELQQMQGMFSEKLATLKGEMHDE; from the coding sequence TTGAAGACGATTCAGGAGGTAGCAAAGGAATTCAATGTATCTACTCGTACAATTCGTTATTATGAAGAACTTGGTCTTCTTCGTCCCGATCGCTCATCTACCAATCAACGAACCTTTTCAAAAAAAGAATTGGCGAAGCTCAAGCTTATTTTCAGAGGCAAGCGTTACGGGTTCTCACTAGAGGAAATCAAAGAGATGGTTTTACTTTTTGATTTTGATCGCTCAGGTATTCAGCAATTAGAGCGGACAGTAGAGTATGGAGAACAAAAAATTCAAGAGATTGAGAGTAAAATTGCTGAGCTGACGCAAATGAAACAGGAATTACAGCAAATGCAAGGCATGTTTAGTGAAAAATTAGCTACTTTAAAGGGAGAGATGCATGATGAATAG
- a CDS encoding FecCD family ABC transporter permease codes for MKKIALAYVLTCTLLVISIWCGVAIGSVHIPLEVLWNQAVDETAANIFWKIRLPRVLLAGLVGASLAIAGAAFQGLLKNPLADPYTLGVSSGASVGAVITIFFSISIPVVGLYALPTFSMIGAIITMVVVMSFARMVDRSLKMETLILTGVIFSSFLGSLISLMIALSGEELRQVIGWLLGSVSMRGWPYVQMITPFVIVGSIMLWTQRRELNVLLYGEERAKHLGVNVKRSKYLILAGGSMLTGAAVAVSGTIGFVGLVVPHMTRMIWGSDHRHLLPLSFFNGATLLIVCDLVARTIIVPRELPIGVITAFIGAPVFSYIFYKQRRSKGVRA; via the coding sequence GTGAAAAAAATAGCACTAGCCTATGTACTAACATGTACGCTTCTTGTCATTAGTATCTGGTGTGGCGTAGCAATAGGCTCAGTTCATATTCCGTTAGAAGTTTTATGGAATCAAGCAGTTGATGAAACGGCTGCTAATATCTTTTGGAAAATCCGTCTGCCACGCGTGTTGTTAGCGGGACTAGTGGGAGCTTCTTTGGCCATTGCTGGAGCAGCTTTCCAAGGGTTGTTAAAAAATCCATTGGCAGATCCATATACATTAGGCGTTTCATCAGGGGCATCTGTTGGTGCTGTTATTACGATTTTTTTTAGTATATCTATACCGGTCGTAGGCTTGTATGCCCTACCCACTTTTAGTATGATAGGCGCAATCATCACGATGGTAGTGGTCATGAGCTTTGCTAGAATGGTAGACCGTTCATTGAAGATGGAAACGTTAATTTTAACAGGTGTTATTTTTAGCTCATTTCTAGGTTCTCTCATTTCATTAATGATCGCTTTATCTGGAGAAGAGCTACGCCAAGTAATTGGCTGGTTACTAGGTTCTGTGTCAATGCGTGGATGGCCATATGTCCAAATGATCACGCCATTTGTTATTGTTGGTTCCATTATGCTTTGGACGCAAAGACGAGAGCTAAATGTTTTGTTATATGGTGAAGAGCGCGCGAAGCATTTAGGTGTCAATGTGAAACGTAGTAAGTATTTGATTTTAGCGGGTGGCTCCATGTTAACAGGAGCTGCTGTAGCGGTTTCTGGCACAATTGGCTTTGTAGGATTAGTTGTACCGCATATGACAAGGATGATTTGGGGTTCTGACCACCGCCATTTATTGCCATTATCGTTTTTCAATGGCGCAACTTTACTCATTGTTTGCGATTTAGTAGCACGAACAATTATTGTGCCAAGAGAGCTACCTATTGGTGTTATTACGGCGTTTATTGGTGCACCTGTTTTCTCCTATATTTTTTATAAGCAACGAAGAAGTAAGGGGGTACGGGCATGA
- a CDS encoding adenosylcobinamide amidohydrolase produces MIIVEHLSGGYEDVPIVKDISFTVEKGKILGILGPNGSGKSTLLKVMSGILPATAGTITIDGQNILSYNARALAQKMAVLPQLHANAFSNSVREAISLGRYPHQTGFFSSWSEQDEQAVQHAMLQTGVKRYEHTPLEFLSGGEQQRVFVAQALAQTAEILLLDEPTNHLDIAHQRQILDMVRKEAVECGLTVVMVLHDMNLASLYCDELLLMEGGQMRALGVPHEVLIASQIEEVYQARVATYAHPEIPKPQITMMPATTDYQQRAVIKKEHFMITEHYIQLQSEIPLKTVSSAVHNPGIGWHNCLLNRSVPGDYVISDVKREVSDFLQRENFSPTSTVVMLTAVPTALVAINEFSAPFGSMIVAVTAGVGNAVDVSRVHERQDDPYIGTINTWIIINGCLSEEAFFQALMTATEAKTKALQSEDIRDERSGTIATGTATDSLLIAATQKGEEMLYGGPITEVGKMIAKGVYETTVQAIRNYKNQF; encoded by the coding sequence ATGATTATTGTCGAACATCTATCAGGTGGTTATGAAGATGTACCAATCGTCAAGGACATTAGTTTTACTGTGGAAAAAGGGAAAATTCTTGGTATTCTGGGACCGAATGGTAGTGGGAAATCCACATTATTAAAGGTAATGAGTGGGATATTACCAGCTACTGCTGGAACAATCACAATTGATGGACAAAATATCCTTTCTTATAATGCCCGTGCTTTGGCGCAAAAGATGGCTGTACTACCACAGCTTCATGCAAATGCTTTCTCAAACAGTGTAAGGGAGGCCATTTCACTAGGGCGCTACCCCCATCAAACAGGTTTTTTCTCAAGTTGGTCTGAACAGGATGAACAGGCTGTTCAGCATGCCATGCTGCAAACAGGTGTGAAACGCTATGAGCACACCCCGTTAGAATTTTTATCGGGTGGTGAACAACAAAGAGTATTTGTTGCCCAGGCATTAGCGCAAACAGCAGAAATTCTACTGCTGGATGAGCCAACCAATCATCTAGACATTGCACATCAACGGCAAATCTTAGATATGGTCAGGAAGGAAGCTGTGGAGTGTGGTTTAACGGTCGTTATGGTACTACATGATATGAATTTAGCCTCTCTCTATTGTGATGAATTATTGCTTATGGAGGGTGGGCAAATGAGAGCACTTGGAGTACCGCATGAAGTATTAATAGCCTCCCAAATTGAAGAAGTTTATCAAGCACGAGTGGCTACATATGCCCATCCCGAAATACCAAAACCTCAAATTACAATGATGCCCGCAACAACTGATTACCAGCAGCGAGCTGTCATCAAAAAAGAACATTTCATGATAACGGAACACTATATTCAACTTCAATCAGAGATTCCGTTAAAAACAGTGTCCTCTGCTGTTCATAACCCAGGTATTGGCTGGCATAATTGCTTGTTAAACCGCTCTGTACCTGGTGATTATGTGATAAGTGATGTAAAAAGAGAAGTTAGTGATTTTTTGCAAAGAGAGAATTTTTCCCCAACAAGTACTGTTGTGATGCTGACAGCAGTGCCAACAGCTCTTGTTGCCATCAATGAATTTTCAGCGCCTTTTGGCAGTATGATAGTAGCTGTAACAGCTGGTGTGGGCAATGCGGTTGATGTATCACGTGTACACGAAAGACAGGATGATCCATATATTGGTACTATCAATACATGGATCATAATCAATGGCTGTTTATCGGAGGAGGCATTTTTCCAGGCACTGATGACAGCTACAGAGGCGAAAACAAAAGCTTTGCAATCAGAAGATATTCGTGACGAGCGTAGTGGAACTATTGCTACAGGAACTGCTACAGATAGTCTGTTAATTGCAGCAACTCAAAAAGGGGAAGAAATGCTGTATGGTGGCCCGATTACGGAAGTTGGTAAAATGATTGCCAAGGGTGTTTATGAAACAACAGTTCAGGCCATCAGAAATTATAAAAATCAGTTTTAG
- a CDS encoding acyl-CoA dehydrogenase family protein — protein MKVLQQEEMRATNFFTEEETLQKVLEMMLDKEFLSYAHRELTDFGELCAGDIDVRAKHTDRQGEPRLERYNAYGEEVSEVWVNDGYKKTIEETYNTGIVGYVHKEIPQLGHKGNYVYSFAQGYLLSHAEPGFYCPVTLTMATAYLLDHYADEDVKQRFLPHVCATGETELYEGATFLTERQGGSDVGANVVEARKVGNEYRLYGEKYFASNVGMCGVAMVLARLEGAQAGSKGLTLFAVPWNNEDGTANHLRIRRLKDKLGVRAVPSGEVEFDGALAYIVGEQNKGIYYMLEALNLSRICNAVASIGIMRRGFLEAKHYVTNRYAFGKPLTQYPMIQDTLGKFAAKLHVEVATVFDLIQLYDKVTSGQGTQQDLIMNRLYIAIMKKETAEQAVHYASEAIELHGGNGYIEDFVTPRLLRDAQVLTVWEGTANILALELIRLVDKFHAHELFVREMETRLEKLADSPLVQIVEEQLVNLAATLQIFSALDEATKTFEAKDIAKKMAHLYESVVAVEWALKFGGKYEKLADIYLEQTWSLRQIGAQMKTVQYFSEIV, from the coding sequence ATGAAGGTTTTACAGCAGGAAGAAATGCGTGCAACAAACTTTTTTACAGAGGAAGAAACGCTTCAAAAAGTGTTAGAAATGATGTTAGATAAAGAGTTTTTATCTTATGCACACAGAGAACTGACAGATTTCGGTGAGTTATGTGCAGGTGATATTGACGTAAGGGCAAAACATACTGATCGGCAGGGAGAGCCCCGCCTTGAACGGTATAATGCTTATGGAGAAGAGGTATCAGAGGTTTGGGTGAATGACGGTTACAAAAAAACAATTGAAGAGACATATAATACGGGAATTGTTGGCTACGTGCACAAAGAAATTCCACAGTTAGGTCACAAAGGGAATTATGTCTATAGCTTTGCACAAGGTTATTTACTATCTCATGCAGAGCCCGGTTTTTATTGTCCCGTGACTTTGACGATGGCTACGGCTTATCTATTAGATCATTATGCTGATGAGGATGTAAAGCAGCGTTTCTTGCCACATGTTTGTGCAACAGGAGAGACGGAGCTATACGAAGGGGCAACATTTTTAACAGAACGTCAAGGAGGGTCAGACGTTGGGGCAAATGTTGTGGAGGCCAGAAAAGTAGGCAATGAGTACCGTCTCTATGGAGAAAAATACTTCGCATCCAATGTAGGTATGTGTGGCGTAGCAATGGTGTTGGCACGTTTAGAAGGCGCACAAGCAGGCTCTAAAGGGTTAACGTTATTTGCAGTTCCATGGAATAATGAAGATGGTACGGCCAATCATCTTCGTATTCGTCGATTGAAAGATAAATTAGGCGTTCGAGCAGTCCCATCGGGCGAGGTAGAGTTTGATGGTGCCCTTGCTTATATTGTAGGGGAACAAAATAAAGGGATTTATTACATGCTAGAAGCACTAAATCTTTCGAGAATTTGTAATGCAGTCGCATCGATTGGTATTATGCGTCGAGGCTTTTTAGAGGCAAAGCATTATGTGACCAATCGATATGCATTTGGCAAGCCCTTAACACAATACCCAATGATCCAGGATACATTAGGGAAGTTTGCTGCTAAGCTGCATGTGGAAGTAGCGACAGTATTTGATCTTATTCAATTATACGATAAAGTGACAAGTGGGCAGGGAACACAACAAGATCTCATTATGAATCGTTTATATATTGCCATTATGAAAAAGGAAACGGCAGAGCAAGCCGTTCATTATGCTAGTGAAGCGATTGAATTACATGGTGGTAATGGCTATATTGAAGACTTTGTGACACCACGCTTACTAAGGGATGCACAAGTATTGACGGTATGGGAGGGAACGGCAAATATTTTGGCTTTAGAACTTATTCGTTTAGTGGATAAATTCCATGCACATGAACTGTTTGTCCGTGAAATGGAGACAAGGCTAGAGAAGCTAGCGGATAGTCCACTAGTGCAAATTGTGGAAGAGCAGTTGGTAAATCTTGCGGCTACATTACAAATTTTTAGCGCTTTAGATGAAGCAACTAAAACTTTTGAAGCAAAAGATATAGCGAAAAAGATGGCCCATCTTTATGAAAGTGTTGTAGCGGTGGAATGGGCACTAAAATTTGGCGGGAAGTACGAAAAGCTAGCGGATATCTATTTAGAGCAAACGTGGTCATTGCGACAAATAGGTGCACAAATGAAAACCGTACAATATTTTTCTGAAATTGTATAA
- a CDS encoding YidC/Oxa1 family membrane protein insertase: protein MLTFLAQPIIYFIHFIHSFTGSYAVSVIGITIAVRLILMPLFIQSAKHQKRSKELMSAIKPELDALTTKYKNSQNESEKIIVQQKMQALTSDSLKSSLLGCLPIIVQLPVLFSLYYAIKLDTIIASENFLWMNLGTIDIGISIIACLIYLMQSVFSLEKSQPFNMKIMVFINPIMILIFSLFNPAIIPIYWTVSAILLIVQQLIIKKWYR, encoded by the coding sequence TTGTTAACCTTTTTAGCACAACCGATTATTTACTTCATTCATTTCATCCATTCATTTACAGGTAGCTATGCAGTGAGTGTCATTGGCATTACGATTGCAGTAAGATTAATTCTAATGCCGCTATTTATTCAATCTGCAAAACATCAAAAGCGCTCGAAAGAACTAATGTCAGCCATTAAGCCTGAACTAGATGCGCTTACCACTAAATATAAGAACAGTCAAAATGAATCTGAAAAAATAATAGTACAACAAAAAATGCAAGCATTAACGTCAGATTCATTGAAAAGTTCTTTATTAGGCTGTTTACCTATTATTGTTCAATTGCCTGTATTATTTTCACTGTATTACGCGATTAAGTTAGATACCATCATCGCAAGTGAAAATTTCCTATGGATGAATTTAGGTACGATAGATATTGGCATTTCGATTATTGCTTGTTTGATTTATTTGATGCAAAGTGTTTTCTCCTTAGAGAAAAGCCAACCATTTAATATGAAGATTATGGTGTTCATTAATCCAATCATGATCCTCATTTTTAGTTTGTTCAATCCAGCGATTATCCCTATCTATTGGACAGTTAGTGCTATATTATTAATAGTTCAACAATTAATCATTAAAAAATGGTATAGATAA
- the argS gene encoding arginine--tRNA ligase, with protein sequence MNAVEQVQQAIKAAIAQAVEKAGLVEAGTELSIHLESPKDKANGDYATNIAMQLTKLAKKPPRAIAEAILENLDTAGTDIEKIDIAGPGFMNITVRKDFLTGVITQALEQGTDYGRSNAGAGEKIQVEFVSANPTGDLHLGHARGASVGDSLCNVLDMAGYSVSREYYINDAGNQINNLAYSLEARYKQALGMEAEMPEDGYHGQDIIDIAGKLAEEHGEAILAKSEDERFAFFRQHGLALELDKLKTDLANFRVNFNVWYSETSLYENGKIEVALDKLKANGHVFEEDGATWFRSTTFGDDKDRVLIKNDGSFTYLTPDIAYHEDKIVRGFDKLINIWGADHHGYIPRMKAAIQALGYDRDTLEVEVIQMVQLYKNGEKFKMSKRTGNAVTMRELVEEVGLDAVRYFFVKTAGDSHMDFDLDLAVSQSNENPVYYAQYAHARISSILRSANEQGFAAATDHLNLLTAEKEIDLLKKIGDFPRVVAEAAKHRTPHRIANYIQETAATFHSFYNAEKVLDASNKELTEARLALITAVRTTIANALRLIGVSAPEKM encoded by the coding sequence ATGAACGCAGTAGAACAAGTACAACAGGCTATAAAAGCAGCAATAGCTCAGGCTGTTGAAAAAGCAGGCTTAGTTGAGGCTGGTACAGAATTATCGATTCACTTGGAATCACCAAAGGATAAAGCGAATGGGGACTATGCAACAAACATTGCAATGCAATTAACGAAATTAGCTAAAAAACCACCTCGTGCTATTGCGGAAGCTATTTTAGAAAATCTTGATACAGCAGGTACAGATATTGAAAAGATCGACATTGCTGGTCCTGGCTTCATGAATATCACAGTACGTAAAGATTTCCTAACTGGGGTAATTACACAGGCTCTTGAACAAGGTACTGACTACGGCCGTTCAAATGCTGGTGCTGGGGAAAAGATTCAAGTGGAGTTTGTTTCAGCAAACCCTACAGGGGACCTTCATCTAGGACATGCACGTGGAGCTTCTGTTGGGGATTCATTATGTAATGTATTAGATATGGCTGGTTACAGCGTCTCTCGTGAATATTATATTAATGATGCGGGCAATCAAATTAATAACCTAGCTTACTCATTAGAAGCACGCTATAAACAAGCACTAGGTATGGAAGCGGAGATGCCAGAAGACGGCTATCATGGGCAAGATATTATTGATATTGCGGGTAAATTAGCGGAGGAGCATGGTGAAGCTATTTTAGCAAAATCAGAGGATGAACGTTTTGCATTCTTCCGTCAACACGGTTTAGCCTTAGAATTAGATAAATTAAAAACAGACTTAGCAAACTTCCGCGTGAACTTTAATGTCTGGTATTCTGAAACGTCTCTATATGAAAACGGTAAAATCGAAGTAGCGTTAGATAAATTAAAAGCAAATGGTCATGTCTTTGAAGAAGATGGTGCTACTTGGTTCCGCTCTACAACATTTGGTGATGATAAAGACCGTGTGTTAATTAAAAATGATGGTTCGTTCACATACTTAACGCCAGATATTGCTTACCACGAAGACAAAATTGTCCGTGGTTTCGATAAATTAATCAATATTTGGGGAGCTGACCACCACGGTTATATTCCACGTATGAAAGCAGCTATTCAGGCCCTTGGCTATGATCGTGATACATTAGAAGTAGAAGTTATTCAAATGGTTCAGCTTTATAAAAACGGTGAAAAATTCAAAATGTCTAAACGGACAGGGAACGCGGTAACAATGCGTGAGCTTGTAGAAGAGGTTGGCCTTGATGCAGTACGATACTTCTTCGTGAAAACTGCAGGCGATTCTCATATGGACTTTGACCTTGATCTTGCTGTATCACAATCTAATGAAAACCCAGTGTACTATGCACAATATGCACATGCTCGTATTTCATCTATTTTACGCTCAGCAAATGAGCAAGGATTTGCTGCAGCAACAGATCATCTTAATCTGTTAACAGCAGAAAAAGAAATTGATTTACTGAAAAAGATTGGCGATTTCCCGAGAGTGGTAGCAGAAGCGGCGAAACACCGTACACCACACCGAATCGCTAACTATATTCAAGAGACAGCAGCAACATTCCATAGCTTCTACAATGCAGAAAAAGTATTGGATGCTTCCAACAAGGAGTTAACAGAGGCTCGTTTAGCATTAATTACAGCTGTACGCACAACAATTGCTAATGCACTACGTTTAATCGGCGTATCTGCACCAGAAAAAATGTAA